Genomic segment of Candidatus Peregrinibacteria bacterium:
CCAACGTCAAGAATTTTTAACGTGGATTTTCTACGTTCAATTGGAATAGATGTGCCATCTGAGAACGTCTTGTCGACTGGCTGCGGAGACACATTCACAGGTGCATTTATAGCACTATCAAAAATATACCCTAAAGCAAACAAGGGTAAATTACTCCAAGCCGCCAGTTTATTTGCAGCAATACAAACCCACAATCCAGGTTCAAACCTTAGCAATCTGAAACTAAATGACGCAGTAAAGCAAGGAGTAGTTAACATACTTGGCCCAGTAGAGTCAAAAGATATAGCTGCATAAAAAGATCAACATTTAGAATCCCTACGTCTCAATACCTACATTTCCATCTATCATATCAACTCTTTTTTGGTGCCTTTCTTCGGTTGAAAATTCTGTAGTCAAAAATGTTTCAACAATTTTTTTGGCAGTCTCAAGGTCGGTAAAACGTGAACCAAGACATACTATATTTGCATCGTTATGTTCACGAGAAGCTTTTGCTCTCTCTGGAGTATCGGCAAGTGCCGCCCTAACATTACGCATTTTGTTTGCAGCCATGCACATACCTTCACCTGAACCGCATACTAGAATTCCACGAGAACCTTCATTTTCAAAAACCTTCTCTGCAACTTCACGACCAATAACCGGGTAATCAACCGGATCAGTACTAAAAGTTCCAAGGTCGATTACCGAATGATCAGTTGTTTCTTTAAGCCAAGCCTGAAGGGCTTCTTTCATTTCATAACCGGCGTGATCCGCTCCAAGATAAATATGCATTATTCTAATAGTTAAGTAATATATAAAATTAACCCGTCTTCATAATATCAGTCAAAGATTTTGCGTCATGTACACTCTCTATAATATCAGCAAGCAAAGGTGCGATGGAAAGAACTGTCAAAGAATCAAAATGTTTTTCTTTTGTAAGAGGAATAGAATCCGTAACGGTGACTTCTTTGAACCCCGCCCAAAAAAGCCTCTCTATTGCAGGGCCGGAAAATACAGGATGAGTAGCGATCAAGTATACGTCAGGATTTGCACCGGCGGCATCGAGGGCTGCTTTTGCAGCAGTTACTGAGCCGGCTGTATCAATCATATCATCATACAATACGCATGTTCTTCCACTTACGTTTCCAACTACCCCCATAACTTCAGATTTGTTATGCTCCGGCCTATGTTTATGAACTATCGCAAGCTCAGCTCCAAGTTTATCTGCAAACTTTTTCGCAGCCTTGGCTCCACCGGCATCAGGAGAAACTATAACCAAATCTTTAAGATTTTTTTCTTTAAAATATTCAATAAAAATCTTTTCAGAAGACAAATTATCTACGGGAAAATTAAAAAATCCTTGAATTTGATCTGAATGTAAATTCAATGTAACTACATGGTCAGCTCCGGCAGTCTCTATAAGGTTTGCCATAAGCTTTGCCGTAATAGGCTCGCGTGGCGAAGCCACGCGATCCTGCCTCGCATATCCAAAATGAGGCATAACCACATGAATTGTATAGGCAAAAGATCTCTTCAATGC
This window contains:
- the rpiB gene encoding ribose 5-phosphate isomerase B, which produces MHIYLGADHAGYEMKEALQAWLKETTDHSVIDLGTFSTDPVDYPVIGREVAEKVFENEGSRGILVCGSGEGMCMAANKMRNVRAALADTPERAKASREHNDANIVCLGSRFTDLETAKKIVETFLTTEFSTEERHQKRVDMIDGNVGIET
- a CDS encoding ribose-phosphate diphosphokinase, whose product is MENANYYHPLRLVSTGAHPELAKAIAEHLNVPLVPTDDRVFACGEIYNKPLETVRGCDVFVITTATSNVNHDMMELFILLDALKRSFAYTIHVVMPHFGYARQDRVASPREPITAKLMANLIETAGADHVVTLNLHSDQIQGFFNFPVDNLSSEKIFIEYFKEKNLKDLVIVSPDAGGAKAAKKFADKLGAELAIVHKHRPEHNKSEVMGVVGNVSGRTCVLYDDMIDTAGSVTAAKAALDAAGANPDVYLIATHPVFSGPAIERLFWAGFKEVTVTDSIPLTKEKHFDSLTVLSIAPLLADIIESVHDAKSLTDIMKTG